A stretch of Alligator mississippiensis isolate rAllMis1 chromosome 14, rAllMis1, whole genome shotgun sequence DNA encodes these proteins:
- the CTTNBP2NL gene encoding CTTNBP2 N-terminal-like protein isoform X1 gives MNGAVVHTCWQTRCETLVIRMNLEKLSKPELLTLFSILEGELEARDLVIEALKAQHRDTFIEERYGKYNISDPLMALQRDFETLKEGNHGEKQPVCSNPLSVLKVVMKHCKNMQERMLSQLAAAESRHRKVILDLEEERQRHAQDTAEGDDVTYMLEKERERLTQQLEFEKSQGKKLEKEQKKLASQLEEERARHKQLSSMLVLECKKATAKAAEEAQKAGELSLKLEKERSRVSRLEEELASKKKWGLQMEAQVEKQLSEFDIEREQLKAKLNREENRTRALKEEVENLKKALKELEASRRDSSPADCSQPSPSAVTRAVETESRSVRSVSCQTDGAEADKASVGSAGKASPMVLPSPITPPSSYAKANGHCDADMQAGSDLPQAGEKETQKPAGLAPDSAAENGSSPVRTESPVHMTAQLPSSGASVSPSSTAASSLTSSPCSSPVLSKRLVGASASSPGYQSSYQVGINQRFHAARHKFQSQADQDHQSSGLQSPPSRDLSPTLADNSAAKQLARNTVTQVLSRFTSQQGTIKPVSPNSSPFGTDYRNLANAVSPKSESGHSPNPGKVSSPLSPLSPGIKSPTIPRAERGNPPPIPPKKPGLAQSPATPAPLTKTLSQASSLGTPMDLAGSCSNNAVVANGKDIEILLPTSS, from the exons GCCCAGCACAGAGACACTTTCATTGAAGAACGCTATGGGAAGTACAACATCAGTGACCCACTAATGGCTCTGCAGAGAGATTTTGAGACACTGAAGGAGGGAAATCATGGCGAAAAGCAGCCTGTCTGCTCCAACCCCTTGTCTGTCCTGAAAGTAGTGATGAAGCACTGCAAGAAcatgcaggaaagaatgctgtcCCAGTTAGCTGCTGCAGAAAGCCGGCACAGAAAG GTGATCCTGGACCTGGAGGAGGAGCGGCAGCGGCACGCCCAAGACACGGCCGAAGGAGATGATGTCACCTACATGCTGGAGAAGGAGAGGGAGCGGCTCACTCAGCAG TTGGAGTTTGAGAAATCCCAAGGGAAGAAGTTGGAGAAAGAGCAGAAGAAGCTGGCAAGCCagttggaggaggagagggcACGCCACAAGCAGCTGTCCTCCATGCTGGTCCTGGAGTGCAAGAAAGCTACAGCCAAAGCAGCAGAAGAAGCGCAGAAGGCAGGAGAGCTAAGCCTGAAACTGGAGAAGGAGAGGAGCAGAGTGAGCCGGCTGGAGGAAGAGCTGGCCTCCAAGAAGAAGTGgggcttgcagatggaggcacaGGTGGAGAAGCAGCTCTCAGAGTTCGACATCGAGAGAGAGCAGCTGAAAGCCAAGCTGAACCGGGAGGAGAACCGGACCAGGGCCCTCAAGGAAGAAGTGGAAAACCTGAAGAAAGCCTTGAAGGAACTGGAGGCTTCTCGCAGGGACAGCAGCCCTGCTGACTGCTCGCAGCCAAGCCCCTCCGCGGTGACCAGAGCTGTTGAGACCGAGAGTAGGTCGGTGAGGTCTGTGTCTTGCCAGACAGACGGTGCTGAAGCAGACAAAGCCAGCGTGGGCAGCGCAGGCAAAGCCTCGCCCatggtgctgcccagccccatcacACCTCCCTCGTCCTATGCAAAAGCAAACGGGCACTGCGATGCAGACATGCAAGCAGGTAGTGACCTACCGCAGGCCGGCGAGAAGGAGACCCAGAAACCTGCTGGGCTGGCCCCCGACAGCGCGGCTGAGAACGGAAGCTCCCCAGTGCGAACGGAGTCTCCGGTCCATATGACTGCACAGCTCCCTTCGTCTGGGGCATCCGTGTCCCCCAGCAGCACCGCGGCCTCCTCCCTGACGTCCTCCCCGTGCTCCTCTCCGGTTCTCTCTAAACGCCTGGTGGGAGCTTCAGCGAGCAGTCCCGGCTACCAGTCATCCTACCAGGTGGGAATCAACCAGCGTTTCCACGCCGCTCGCCATAAATTCCAGTCTCAAGCGGATCAGGACCATCAGTCCAGCGGGCTGCAGAGTCCTCCCTCAAGGGATTTGTCTCCGACCCTTGCAGATAACTCTGCTGCCAAGCAGTTAGCCCGCAATACCGTCACTCAGGTCCTTTCCCGATTCACCAGTCAGCAGGGGACTATAAAACCAGTCTCCCCCAACAGCTCGCCCTTTGGCACAGACTACCGAAATCTGGCAAATGCTGTGAGCCCCAAAAGTGAGTCTGGCCATTCCCCAAACCCGGGCAAGGTCTCCAGCCCGCTGAGCCCGTTGTCTCCTGGAATAAAGTCGCCAACCATCCCCAGAGCAGAAAGAGGGAACCCCCCACCTATTCCTCCAAAgaagcctggcctggctcagtcCCCGGCCACTCCTGCTCCGCTAACCAAAACCCTTTCCCAGGCGTCTTCTCTGGGCACCCCCATGGACTTAGCGGGCAGCTGCTCTAACAACGCTGTCGTAGCAAACGGTAAAGACATTGAGATACTGCTGCCAACTAGCAGCTAG
- the CTTNBP2NL gene encoding CTTNBP2 N-terminal-like protein isoform X2, whose product MNLEKLSKPELLTLFSILEGELEARDLVIEALKAQHRDTFIEERYGKYNISDPLMALQRDFETLKEGNHGEKQPVCSNPLSVLKVVMKHCKNMQERMLSQLAAAESRHRKVILDLEEERQRHAQDTAEGDDVTYMLEKERERLTQQLEFEKSQGKKLEKEQKKLASQLEEERARHKQLSSMLVLECKKATAKAAEEAQKAGELSLKLEKERSRVSRLEEELASKKKWGLQMEAQVEKQLSEFDIEREQLKAKLNREENRTRALKEEVENLKKALKELEASRRDSSPADCSQPSPSAVTRAVETESRSVRSVSCQTDGAEADKASVGSAGKASPMVLPSPITPPSSYAKANGHCDADMQAGSDLPQAGEKETQKPAGLAPDSAAENGSSPVRTESPVHMTAQLPSSGASVSPSSTAASSLTSSPCSSPVLSKRLVGASASSPGYQSSYQVGINQRFHAARHKFQSQADQDHQSSGLQSPPSRDLSPTLADNSAAKQLARNTVTQVLSRFTSQQGTIKPVSPNSSPFGTDYRNLANAVSPKSESGHSPNPGKVSSPLSPLSPGIKSPTIPRAERGNPPPIPPKKPGLAQSPATPAPLTKTLSQASSLGTPMDLAGSCSNNAVVANGKDIEILLPTSS is encoded by the exons GCCCAGCACAGAGACACTTTCATTGAAGAACGCTATGGGAAGTACAACATCAGTGACCCACTAATGGCTCTGCAGAGAGATTTTGAGACACTGAAGGAGGGAAATCATGGCGAAAAGCAGCCTGTCTGCTCCAACCCCTTGTCTGTCCTGAAAGTAGTGATGAAGCACTGCAAGAAcatgcaggaaagaatgctgtcCCAGTTAGCTGCTGCAGAAAGCCGGCACAGAAAG GTGATCCTGGACCTGGAGGAGGAGCGGCAGCGGCACGCCCAAGACACGGCCGAAGGAGATGATGTCACCTACATGCTGGAGAAGGAGAGGGAGCGGCTCACTCAGCAG TTGGAGTTTGAGAAATCCCAAGGGAAGAAGTTGGAGAAAGAGCAGAAGAAGCTGGCAAGCCagttggaggaggagagggcACGCCACAAGCAGCTGTCCTCCATGCTGGTCCTGGAGTGCAAGAAAGCTACAGCCAAAGCAGCAGAAGAAGCGCAGAAGGCAGGAGAGCTAAGCCTGAAACTGGAGAAGGAGAGGAGCAGAGTGAGCCGGCTGGAGGAAGAGCTGGCCTCCAAGAAGAAGTGgggcttgcagatggaggcacaGGTGGAGAAGCAGCTCTCAGAGTTCGACATCGAGAGAGAGCAGCTGAAAGCCAAGCTGAACCGGGAGGAGAACCGGACCAGGGCCCTCAAGGAAGAAGTGGAAAACCTGAAGAAAGCCTTGAAGGAACTGGAGGCTTCTCGCAGGGACAGCAGCCCTGCTGACTGCTCGCAGCCAAGCCCCTCCGCGGTGACCAGAGCTGTTGAGACCGAGAGTAGGTCGGTGAGGTCTGTGTCTTGCCAGACAGACGGTGCTGAAGCAGACAAAGCCAGCGTGGGCAGCGCAGGCAAAGCCTCGCCCatggtgctgcccagccccatcacACCTCCCTCGTCCTATGCAAAAGCAAACGGGCACTGCGATGCAGACATGCAAGCAGGTAGTGACCTACCGCAGGCCGGCGAGAAGGAGACCCAGAAACCTGCTGGGCTGGCCCCCGACAGCGCGGCTGAGAACGGAAGCTCCCCAGTGCGAACGGAGTCTCCGGTCCATATGACTGCACAGCTCCCTTCGTCTGGGGCATCCGTGTCCCCCAGCAGCACCGCGGCCTCCTCCCTGACGTCCTCCCCGTGCTCCTCTCCGGTTCTCTCTAAACGCCTGGTGGGAGCTTCAGCGAGCAGTCCCGGCTACCAGTCATCCTACCAGGTGGGAATCAACCAGCGTTTCCACGCCGCTCGCCATAAATTCCAGTCTCAAGCGGATCAGGACCATCAGTCCAGCGGGCTGCAGAGTCCTCCCTCAAGGGATTTGTCTCCGACCCTTGCAGATAACTCTGCTGCCAAGCAGTTAGCCCGCAATACCGTCACTCAGGTCCTTTCCCGATTCACCAGTCAGCAGGGGACTATAAAACCAGTCTCCCCCAACAGCTCGCCCTTTGGCACAGACTACCGAAATCTGGCAAATGCTGTGAGCCCCAAAAGTGAGTCTGGCCATTCCCCAAACCCGGGCAAGGTCTCCAGCCCGCTGAGCCCGTTGTCTCCTGGAATAAAGTCGCCAACCATCCCCAGAGCAGAAAGAGGGAACCCCCCACCTATTCCTCCAAAgaagcctggcctggctcagtcCCCGGCCACTCCTGCTCCGCTAACCAAAACCCTTTCCCAGGCGTCTTCTCTGGGCACCCCCATGGACTTAGCGGGCAGCTGCTCTAACAACGCTGTCGTAGCAAACGGTAAAGACATTGAGATACTGCTGCCAACTAGCAGCTAG